TGCATTTAATACAAAGGAGGGATATGGCTAACTCGTAAGGATCCCCTCTCTGAGCTTAATGCTTTGTGGAAGTAGCAGAGCTAGGGGCGGTCTGGCAGGGCAGGCTGCTACCCAGCACTTCCCAGCAGTGCTTGGGTGACGCAGGCTGAGGTTTGGTGCAGAGATGGGGCagagtgctgggctgctggcagggctcctcttccttcctgcaAACCCCTGCGGCGTTGCCTAGGGCAGGTCCCCGTGGGGGTATGAACCTTGAGGATGAGCTGCTGAATTTGTCAATCATTTTGTAGTTCCTGATCGGAACCATCCCTTCAGGAGCTTAATGTGTCCTGGATATTAGCAGCAGCGATAGGTGCTAAGGAAATTAATGTATGAAATCGGAAGGAGCATTGCAGTTTGCTGATTTAGCgttggagaagagcagaaggcTTAATTAGCAAAAGTGCCTTTTAAATGGAGATGAACTTGATGGGATGTGAGCTGCATCATTAAAGACATAAATCCGCAGACCCTGGGATTCAGCCATGTTGCTTATGGAGAAAACTGAGTTTGTGTTGGCTGCTGGTTGCTGCGTGGCCTCCCCGAGCTCTGGGAGGCTGTGCCCCTCAGCAGAGCAGACCTGGGCTTTGTGCTTGTGTGCTCTGTAATGGAAGAGTCTGAACCAAGCTCCCACCTGGtcctgctctgccccagaggctgccagctgtgcccagcagtaGAGCCCTGCACCCTTTGGTGGCTGCCTGGTGGCTTCCTTTGCTTACATCTCTGTTGCTCATATTTGGTTGTACCTCTTATCGCACTCTGAATTGCTCTTGCTCTGAcgtttttctgtttgtttatttgggCGCCTTACACGAAGCTTGAGTCACCCCTGTTCTCTGCGGAGTGTTTGGATAAATCCAAGTCTGTGCAGCATGCTTGGCCATGGACACTTGGCACTCTGGGGTGAGGATTAAAGTCTTGGAAGCAGAGATGTCCGGAGCAATAGCAGCCAAGTGAATGTAGATGATCCTCTCAGggtctttctctccttcttcgTGGAGCTGTGTGCATCTCTTGTTTCCCTCTCCACTAACGGCTGTGCTGTCTGCCTGCTCCTCTTCCAGGTGCGCAATGGCCACATCAAGCGGATCACCGATAATGACATCCAGTCACTGGTGCTGGAGATTGAAGGAACAAACGTCAGGTAGGAGAAGGCTGCTTCGGCCCTCGGCATGTCCTGAGAGCTGTCCTGGAGCTGAGTGTAGGTGTAGCTGCCGGCTACTGAGGAAGCAACCCTCTGCCTTCTGCATCTTTCATATCTTaggccagctctgctgctctgcccacgTGACAGCTATTCTGACAGCAGAAGGGCGGGCAGGAGAGAGATTTATGAGTGGGATTGCTTGTGGTGCTTCTCTTCATCACGTTGTCCCCgtcagctggaggaggagacGTGGGCTTCTCTGGCTGCAGTTTCGGCATCCCCCACAGCCACGCTGCTGCGGTGTGGTTTGGAGCAGGGTGCTCCTTATAAGGGCAGTGGAGTCTCCTCTCCTGCAGACAGGCTGTGCCAGCGCTGCTCTTCCTCCCAAGATGTGTTGATATAGAACTTGCCAGACATGACGTGTGCTTTTAGGGCTCATGACCTTTGTCTTCCCAGCCATATACAGCATGCAGgccttctgctgtgctctggaggACTCTACCTGTTCAGTTAAGGAGGTTGTGTTAAAGGACAGTGCTGACATAGTCTTGAAACAGCATTCAGGAAGGTGTTTCGTGCCCTAGGTAGGAAAAGGGGGATTTGAAATGCCTTCTATGGGCCTTTCAGCTTGTTCTCCCTGAAGCTTTGTCTGAAACTCTCCCTCCTGATTCAGGAAGCCCTGCTGGTTGCTGAGATCGTACGATCACAGCCATCTCTTCCTACATGTCCTCCAGGATTGCATTAGATTGAGTGAAAGGCTTGGGACTTGGGCTATGTGCTTTGTGCCGTGAGAGATCCTAAAGcatctttctgcctttctcagTACCACGTACATCACGTGCCCTGCTGACCCAAAGAAGACCCTGGGCATTAAGCTGCCTTTCCTAGTGATGATCATCAAGAACCTGAAGAAGTATTTCACTTTTGAAGTGCAGGTGAGAAGGGCAGGGTCCAGAGACGAGTGAGGAGGGCGTGAGGGGGCCTACACCCCGACCTCGGGGTCAGCAGCCTGCCTTCCTTGCCCCAGGTGCTCGATGACAAGAACGTACGGCGGCGCTTCCGGGCGAGTAACTACCAGAGCACAACACGAGTGAAGCCCTTCATCTGCACCATGCCCATGCGGCTGGACGACGGCTGGAACCAAATCCAGTTCAACCTCTCAGACTTCACGCGCAGGGCTTACGGGACAAATTACATTGAGACTCTGAGAGTTCAGGTAAGAAGCAGTCACGTCCTGCACGCAGAAACCAAGCTGGCAGGCTTCCTGCTAGGTGGGACAGCCTTGCTGGAAAGTAGGAATCCAAGCTTAGCCCCGTTTGGTTCCTCTGCAGTGCCTTTTCCTGCTGAGGATGTGTAGCTTGGTTCTTATGCTGGCAATTCACATTTTCTGTGTTGAGTGGCATGTGTTATTTTGAGTGTGCCTGTTCCGTAGTAtgactgctgcagtgcctcGTGGGTTGCCCTCAGATCAGCAAACTGCTGACCTGGGAAATGTCAGACTTCTCACGTACCCACGAGGGGACTGGAGTGACTCCAGCTGGTAGCAGAGGCAGCGCAGCCTGGACAGTCTGATTCCCAACCTCAGGAAGCCCTAGAGAGGGAGTGCTTCAAGTGCAGCAGGCTGAGTGCCCTCCTGGCTAATGCTGGTACCAGTGGAGAAGCAGAAACAGGTTCACGGCCAAGAGCACTCTGCTACCAAGCAACTAAGATGAATCTCTGTTTTGTGGAGATGGCAGAGTTTGGCCATGGTTCCTGAGACTGCCTCTGTCGATGGAGAGGGCAACTAAGAAAGCTGCTGGTGTTTTTTCCCTGATGACCCATTAGACTCAGAGAGTTTATGAGGTCTCCTGGAAAGACTCAGGCCAAAACTCTTCTAGTGGGGCAGCCAGAATGTCTCCTTccttgcaaaacaaacaagggtGTTTGCTGACTGGTTAGTTCTTTGTTTCTATGATGATGGAGAATAGCTGGTGTGCTGTGGCTCCTTGCACCCAAACCTGCAATAGGTGGTGCTGAGGCAGGAGGGAGACTACCCAGCAGCAGTGATCAGGCTGGAAGGACTCATgcgggctgctgagctggggaaTCCAAACTGCTGCGCGATGGCAAAGCTGGATGTGGGGACAGCAAGTGGAAAAAGGAGCTGACTCTCTGTTGTGACTCATAGATCCACGCCAACTGTCGCATCCGACGGGTGTACTTCTCTGACCGGCTGTACTCTGAGGATGAGCTCCCAGCTGAGTTCAAGCTGTACCTCCCTGTCCAGAACAAGGCCAAGGTGAGCCAGCTGTGGGGAAGGagggtggcagcagcagtggggccagacaagcatttctcctttccttgctGCCTTTACAATCCGGAGTTTCTTCTGGCAGCAGAGTTCTCCCCAGCTTTGGCCTGCAGCCAGGGAGCACCCTCTCTGTTTCCAGGATGAGCAGTTTGTCTGGTGGCTTGCTGAGTGGCTTTCCTGCCAAAGAACATGGAAGTTGCCATTCCCacctgggagcagggagagctgtggagCTGTTCCCCGCACCCTTCCCATTAGTGCTGGAGGGtgctgggcagagcagcagcttcctggTGCCTCCTGGGAGCTCTTGCCCATGACTCAGCACTGTGACTTTGCTGTTCACAGCTAGCCGCACCTTCTTTGTCAGGGCCAGGCTTTCCCAGTGCAAATACTTGCTTTAACAGAGCATATTCCTGGATACAATTTCAGGGATCTGAGGGGGGAGGTCCTGATCTTAGTGAGAGGTGGAAGGCAGTGTTAGCAGAAGGTCGCGCCTCTGAGGAATCTGTCACAGCCTTCTGGGATGAAGTGGCCTCGCAGAGGTGTTCAGGGAACTCTCAGTGCCTTCCCAGTACAGTCTTCTTGGTGCCACCTGAATGCTGTTTGTGTAGTAAGTGTCTCCTTTCTTCTCACTGCTCTGTCCAGCAATAACACTATACTGAGAAGAGACACAACAAATGTTTGGGATCGACAAAAGAAGgtgaaagagaaagctgtgctgagacCAAGTTTTCTGTCAGCTCACCTTGCCTAGGGTAACTTTGATTCACCCAGTATCCCTCTTCTGGACAGGACGCAGTTAACCACGTGGCAGGTCTAGGACTCTGTTCTTGGTGTGCGAGTCCTACAGAATCAAAGTTTTCCTGCTAACTGTTCCTAAAGTGCTGAGCCTGAACGCTGCAAGTGGCACGGTACCTGATCTCTTGTTGCTCAAAGTGGCCACTGCCCCTCTGAGTGGAGGATTTGGCAGGAATTACAGAGTTAAGCGTGCCCTCTTGAAGATACcaattttatcttcctttccttgttttccatctcttattttATATACACTCTAAATATGGATGTAATACTCATTCTTGGAAAGTTATTAAACATTTGACTGTTTGTAAGTCTGCTCCTgtcattttcctcctttgatGGGTCCTTCAACTCGTACGAGTTTGCACTTCAGAAAGTGCTGAGGAGTTTCCATAGGAACCCAAATGTTAGGATTTGCCTCTGAATTTGACTTTGGCAGCCTTGCTTTTTAAGGGTCCGCACGGTTGTGGACAGCAGTGAtgtggagagaggaaaaagcagtgaGGTTTCAGTAGAGGAGACGGGATCTGTCTGCTGTGGCTTATTCCAATTCCTGAGCGGGTGTTAACTGACCTGTGACAAAACCCATGCTGTTCCCTTCTGGTACACGGAAATGGATTTTTCATTCCCTGCCTACTTGAAGCCATTTTCCCAGCAGTGACAAATTGGTCTTACCTGCCTGTTAAACTGGCACAGTTCTGATAGCTGTGTATTTAAACAACTCCTGCTCTCAGCCAAGCCTTTAGCAGCTACTTATAGCAGAAAGCTCACAATAGCCTCCCAACTGCCAAATTGTCCCTTCCCCCGGGGATCAAAGAGGAGGTTTAGCAAAGAAGCATAATAGAAGTGAAGCAGCGAAGCGGAAGTCTTTTCCTGTTCTGAGCCTGCCCTTCCCTGCCCCGAACCAATTTGCCTTTGTTGTGGAATGGCGGgcagagaggaggctgcaaaCCTCCACCAGTAATGGAGAAAGTCTCGGAGAAGCTGATGCCTTTCCTCCCTGGGGGCCCGgccccagcagctgtgcaggtgGGTGTGTGCCCACCACAGGGGTCAGTCCCTCCCTGGTGTTGGGCTCTGCGTGAACTGGGATTTAGATGTGTCATCGTCCTGGGAAACAAAGCTGGTGTCCCCTGGAGGAGAGCGTGCTGGGGGACATCTGCCCCACATTCTGTGTTTAGTCCTGGTTTCAGGACTTGGAATGACCGTTTACCTTCAGTCCTGTATAAGGGCCCCATTTCTCCAGCTGGTGAAAGTCTTTCTGGTTTCTGTAGCAGCAGAACAGCTTGGTGGTTCCAAGGAAGCCCACATGGGAAGGCACCATCCTTGCTCAGATGTCTGTCAAGGCTTGGCTGGGCTTAAGACTCGTTAAGTGGAGTCCGTACTGTATCATGTGCCAAGGATTGGCCTTAATGAAGTCTATGGCCAGGCTCTGCTGACAGGATTTCAGCGCTTGCCAGGCGTGGGGGAGCAGGCCAGCCTCAGCTGCCAAGGGAATCCATCAAACCCTGGCAAGTGAAGCGTCCCTTCCCACCAGCCCTTGCTCACGAGCACATTTCCAGGAGCTGCCATTCTCAGCCCTGCTGGGTCCGCGCTGGTCATCGTCCCTCATCCGCCAGGGATTTGGGATGGTGCTGGGTGAGTGGCCTTCGTGTGTTAACACGGGCATCCCTGAGCTGGCTGCCTTTGTGCGGGGATGTGCTGGGCCCTGCTGCCAATTGCTGCCCGGCTCCAGGAGCGAGCTGTGCCGGCTCCCTGCCAGACCCTTACAGCCCTGTGGGCTCTCCGCGTAGTTTTTAAGATGAAGCCAAATAGGGAATCTTCCTGTTTATGCGCTGCACAAAGTGGAGCATCATCAGATACTGGCTCTTTCCTGTACGGGCAGATGGTGATGAGTTTACAGAGTGCAGTTCAAAACGATTCTATTTTAATCCTCCTCTCCCATCAAAACTTTAACTGTGTCACTGACATGAAGACAGGTGAAGTTGGGATGCTCTGCCCGCAGGAGaagaggatgctgctggcacaTGGGCCAGAATATCCCAGGAACTGCGTTAGCAGTCACTTTCTAGAGTAAACATGCATTAGCAAAACTTCTGTGATGAAGGGCCcagctttttgctgctttgcatATGGCTTTgaccaggctggatgcagcGTGCCCCAACGTGGGAGGAGTGGAAgcaggaggagcacagagcCTCAGCCAGGAGCCGACCCCAGGATGGCCGCTGTGTGTACTGCGAGGCAGCCCCAGCTCGATgcagggagggggcaggggctgggggaCCCTGCAGAGAGCGGCTCTGATCTCCTGCTCCTTCACCTTTCTGTGGGTGGcctgctccttccttcctgcctgaGCCCATACTGCTTTTTATGGTGGGAGAGAAAGGAATCTCTCTTCacagggagccctcggaaagTTTCGACCTGGGGTGGAGCGGGTGCTGATGAGGTCCAGAGAAGAGCTTCCCTCGCCTCTGcaagcttttctccttcctctacTACTGGCTGGGGCAAGGTCCTGTGAGTGAGCGCTTTGAGCACGATGTGAACACCCGGAGCCTTCTTTCTAAATCAAAGGCAAGGGTTTCCCTTGTAGTCTTGACTGCTGAAGGATGCCAAATGCACGGGTTGCTGCACCTGAGAGCAAGGTGTGGGGAGCTGAGTGAGGGAGCAGAGGTGCTGGGAGCGAGCAGGAGCAGCGCTGAGCGGCACTGGGCCGTGCTGTGCCACCCCAGCACCTTGCCTTGCAGAGAAGTGTCTCATTTGCTTCTGATCCAACCTTGGATGAGATATCCAGGAATTAACATCGGAGTCGAGCTCAGCTTCTTGCCCTTTTTGCCTctgtttcttcatctccctGGATGTCACGGGCTAAACATTGCCCTCTCAGTGGGGGGGATTACACCTCGGGGCGATGCTAATCCTCTGCAGCTGTTTTCCAGCGTGGGGAGGGTGGTGCTGGAGGCgagggaaatatttattttgagttCTGCTATTGGCCACTGCCCAGGAAAAGTGAAGGACCGTGCTGAGGACTTTGGCCACTTCTGCGCAGCGGGAGAATGGTGCCAGGGGTGAGGGCTTCCCTTGGCACCCTGCGCTGCGGGCCCACCCAAGCAAGGCTTTATTTGGATGAGGGAACGGCGGTGCGCCCTGACTGCTGCCCCCGGCACAGGGTGGGGAAAGCCGTGGATGTGACAACAGGCAATGAGTTCAATACCTCCCATGGCCGCAGCAAGCTGCTTTTCAGGAGCCCCACGGCCTCGCGGTTCTTCCTTCTGTCCTCCCCCAGCAGCGTTTCCTCTGGCCTTGAGGCGGCGGTCAGCGGGGCTTGGCGGGGCCTGGCCCCAGCTCTTCCTC
The sequence above is drawn from the Gallus gallus isolate bGalGal1 chromosome 11, bGalGal1.mat.broiler.GRCg7b, whole genome shotgun sequence genome and encodes:
- the CFAP20 gene encoding cilia- and flagella-associated protein 20 isoform X1, coding for MDTWHSGVRNGHIKRITDNDIQSLVLEIEGTNVSTTYITCPADPKKTLGIKLPFLVMIIKNLKKYFTFEVQVLDDKNVRRRFRASNYQSTTRVKPFICTMPMRLDDGWNQIQFNLSDFTRRAYGTNYIETLRVQIHANCRIRRVYFSDRLYSEDELPAEFKLYLPVQNKAKQ
- the CFAP20 gene encoding cilia- and flagella-associated protein 20; protein product: MFKNTFQSGFLSVLYSIGSKPLQIWDKKVRNGHIKRITDNDIQSLVLEIEGTNVSTTYITCPADPKKTLGIKLPFLVMIIKNLKKYFTFEVQVLDDKNVRRRFRASNYQSTTRVKPFICTMPMRLDDGWNQIQFNLSDFTRRAYGTNYIETLRVQIHANCRIRRVYFSDRLYSEDELPAEFKLYLPVQNKAKQ